TACATGTCAGCCACCTGGCGCAAGTGGGTGTTGGTGGGAGTCGTGGGCCTGGTGGGATGTAGGACGACGGGCACGGCGGTGCGAGACGCGGAGACGCCCAGGCATCAGGTGCAGTTCGAGCCGGTGACGGTGACAGGGGACCTGGAGCTGGCGTCGCTCAATGACGAGGAGCTGTTCGCGGGAGGCACGTCGGCGTTCGCGGCGAACGACTTCGCCAAGGCGGCGCGCTACTTCGGGAGGCTGGCGGACTTCTTCCCGGACAGCCAGCACCGGAGGGCGGCGCTCTACAACGCGGGCCTGGCGCACGAGCGGCTGGAGCAGTGGGAGGACGCGAACCTGCGCTTCTCGGAGCTGGCGGACGCGGAGAAGGGCACGGGAGACGCACTGGACGCGGCCTTCCGCCTGGCGGAGACGCACTACCACCTGGAGCGCTTCGCGGACGCGGCGAAGGTGCTGTCGACGATCGCGGCGCGCGATGACCTGCCGGTGGGCAAGCGCCTGGAGGCGCAAGTGCAGCAGGGCGTGTGCGAGCTGGAGTCCGGACAGTCGGAGAAGGCGGAGACCACGCTGCGCAAGGCGCTGGGGACGTACGAGGGGCTGTCGGACAAGGACGAGGTGGAGGACTACTTCCCGGCGCAGGCGCACTTCTTCATCGGGGAGATCTACCGGCTGCACTACGAGACGGTGAAGTTGGATCCGGCCAAGGGGAGCGACGCGCTGGCGAACGACCTGAACTACAAGGCCGAGCTGCTGCTGTCAGCACAGGGGCACTACCTGCGATCGATCCGGGTGGGCAACGGCCACTGGGCGACGGCGGCGGGCTCGCAGATCGGGACGATGTACGAGAACCTGTACGAGCACCTGGTGAACTCGCCGGCGCCGGCGGAGCTGGACGCGGAGGAGGCGCAGGTGTACCGCGAGGAGCTGCGCAAGAAGGTGCGGGTGCTGCTGACCAAGTCCATCAACATCTACGAGCGGACGC
This is a stretch of genomic DNA from Archangium lipolyticum. It encodes these proteins:
- a CDS encoding tetratricopeptide repeat protein gives rise to the protein MSATWRKWVLVGVVGLVGCRTTGTAVRDAETPRHQVQFEPVTVTGDLELASLNDEELFAGGTSAFAANDFAKAARYFGRLADFFPDSQHRRAALYNAGLAHERLEQWEDANLRFSELADAEKGTGDALDAAFRLAETHYHLERFADAAKVLSTIAARDDLPVGKRLEAQVQQGVCELESGQSEKAETTLRKALGTYEGLSDKDEVEDYFPAQAHFFIGEIYRLHYETVKLDPAKGSDALANDLNYKAELLLSAQGHYLRSIRVGNGHWATAAGSQIGTMYENLYEHLVNSPAPAELDAEEAQVYREELRKKVRVLLTKSINIYERTLEAAERIGSQNAFVDKTRKSLEKMKALLLADTDSTPDASEPAQTDPHS